The window GGCACAGCTGTGCCACCAGCTCGTCCGCCGAATCCAGGTAGGCCGGAAAGGCGATGCCCAGGGCCGCGGCGCTGTCGCGCAGGCGTCGAATGTGCCGTTCGAGCAAATAGACCCGCTGGTTAAAAGCGCAGAAGGTCTCGAACAGCCCGTCGCCGAACAGCAGTCCGCGGTCGTCGGCCCGCACCCTCGCCCAGGCCGCGGGCAGGAACTGCCCGTCGAGAAACACCACGCGCTGCGCTCCGCTCACCGACCGACGCGCTCGATGGTCTGGATCAAGGCCGCAGCCTTGTCCAACGTCTCGTCGAACTCGGCCTGGGGCTCGGAGTCGGCGACAATCGCGCCGCCGACCTGGGCATAGATCTTGTCGTCGGCAATCACCATCGTGCGAATGGCGATGTTCAAATCCGCGCGGCCGTCGAACCCGAGGTAGCCGATCGAGCCGGTGTAGGGGCCGCGCAGTGTCGGCTCGAGCTCGTCGATAATCTGCATCGCGCGGATCTTGGGCGCGCCGCTGATCGAGCCGCCGGGGAACGTGGCAAGCAGCAGGTCGACCAGATCAACGTCAGGGCGCAGGGTGCCCTCGACGGTCGAAACCGAGTGAAACACCGTGGCGTATTCCTCGATCGCCGCGTGCTCGACCACGCGCACCGAGCCGTACTCGCAAACCCGTCCCAGGTCGTTGCGCTCCAGATCGACGATCATCGCCAGCTCGGCGCGGTCCTTGGCGCTGGCCGCCAGCTCGTCGCGTAGCAGCTCGTCCGACAGCGGATCGGAGCCGCGGGGGCGCGTGCCCTTGATCGGCCTGGTCTGCACTTGACGGCCGTCGACCTTGAGAAAACGCTCGGGGCTCGAGCTGCAGATCACCGCATCGGGCATGTTCAAATAGCACGAAAACGGCGCGGGATTGATGCGGCGCAGCCGGGAGTAGACATGCCAGGGGTGCTCGAGCAGCGGCGCCTCGAGCCGTTGCGAGATGTTGACCTGGTAGATCTCCCCCTCGCGGATGTAGTGCAGCGCCGCGGCCACGGCGTCGAGGTACTGTTCCTGGGTGAAGTTCCACAAGACGTGCGGACGATCAGCGGCCAGCCGGGGCAAGGCCGGATCGGGCAACGACGAGCGGCCGCCCACGACCCGTTCGAGCAGCGTCGAGTGTTGCGGGTCGGCCCCCGGTCCGACCAAGTGCCAGTGTCCGCTGTCGTGGTCCACGGCCAGCACCTCGGGATAGAGCCCCAGACACATCCAGGGGACCGCCATGTCGTCCATGCGGGTCAGCGGCAGCCTCTCGATCCATCCGCCCAATTCGTACCCCAGATAGCCGACCAACCCGCCGCAGAACGGAATCTGGTCGGAGACCCGCTGGGCGTCGAAGCGACGCGTGAGCGCGCGCAGCAGCTCGAACGGATTGTCGCTTTGCGCCAGGATGCCGCTATCGTTGTGCAGTCGCGCGCCCGAGCCGTCGGCAGTCAGCAGCGCCGCGGGATCGCAACCAATGAAGCTCAGCCCCGAGTGCGGGCCGGCGCTGAGTGACGAGTCGAGAAAGAAGCTGCCCGGCCGACGGCAGATGCGGCCGAAGGCCTC of the Candidatus Alcyoniella australis genome contains:
- a CDS encoding aminotransferase class IV — translated: MSGAQRVVFLDGQFLPAAWARVRADDRGLLFGDGLFETFCAFNQRVYLLERHIRRLRDSAAALGIAFPAYLDSADELVAQLC
- the pabB gene encoding aminodeoxychorismate synthase component I; this translates as MSPRIDALLRGVFSAGLAIHEVGLMLEPEEAFGRICRRPGSFFLDSSLSAGPHSGLSFIGCDPAALLTADGSGARLHNDSGILAQSDNPFELLRALTRRFDAQRVSDQIPFCGGLVGYLGYELGGWIERLPLTRMDDMAVPWMCLGLYPEVLAVDHDSGHWHLVGPGADPQHSTLLERVVGGRSSLPDPALPRLAADRPHVLWNFTQEQYLDAVAAALHYIREGEIYQVNISQRLEAPLLEHPWHVYSRLRRINPAPFSCYLNMPDAVICSSSPERFLKVDGRQVQTRPIKGTRPRGSDPLSDELLRDELAASAKDRAELAMIVDLERNDLGRVCEYGSVRVVEHAAIEEYATVFHSVSTVEGTLRPDVDLVDLLLATFPGGSISGAPKIRAMQIIDELEPTLRGPYTGSIGYLGFDGRADLNIAIRTMVIADDKIYAQVGGAIVADSEPQAEFDETLDKAAALIQTIERVGR